A region from the Polaribacter sp. Hel1_33_78 genome encodes:
- a CDS encoding PrsW family intramembrane metalloprotease, which yields MDFLLLAIAPAMIFVIFIYLKDKIEKEPISFLIKNFFLGAFGSIIITLILGVLFNSIYPLNDEKSVFQQFIKAFVVVALVEEFSKYVIVKYYAQKNKEFNEPFDGIVYALTVSMGFAALENVLYILQYGVSTGITRAFTAVPAHATFGILMGYFMGKAKFSKNRIQLNLLGLLGATIFHGFYNFFLFINFVPGTLIGAILSLIIGTVLSRKAIKKHQKDSNFKI from the coding sequence ATGGACTTTCTTTTATTAGCAATTGCACCAGCAATGATCTTTGTCATTTTTATTTATCTCAAAGATAAAATTGAAAAAGAACCGATTTCATTTTTAATAAAAAATTTTTTCTTAGGTGCATTTGGGAGCATCATAATTACTTTAATTTTAGGAGTATTATTCAATTCAATTTATCCTTTAAACGATGAAAAAAGTGTTTTTCAGCAATTCATAAAGGCATTTGTTGTAGTTGCTTTAGTTGAAGAGTTTTCTAAATATGTCATTGTAAAATATTATGCTCAAAAGAATAAGGAATTTAATGAACCTTTTGATGGAATTGTTTATGCCTTAACTGTTTCTATGGGTTTTGCTGCACTAGAAAACGTTTTGTACATTTTGCAATATGGAGTGTCTACAGGAATTACAAGAGCATTCACAGCGGTTCCTGCTCATGCAACTTTTGGAATTTTAATGGGTTATTTTATGGGGAAAGCTAAGTTTTCTAAAAATAGAATACAGTTAAATTTATTAGGTTTATTAGGCGCAACAATTTTTCATGGATTTTATAATTTCTTTTTGTTTATCAACTTTGTTCCCGGAACATTAATAGGCGCAATACTTTCTTTAATAATAGGAACTGTGTTGTCTAGAAAAGCGATTAAAAAACATCAAAAAGATTCTAATTTTAAAATATGA
- the ctlX gene encoding citrulline utilization hydrolase CtlX, translating to MKQTTNTILMVRPINFRMNEQTAVNNYYQKAFKDLLPATINSKAQNEFDGYVDKLRGFGIEVIVVSDSNEFDTPDSLFPNNWVSFHGDGTVAIYPMFAENRRLERREDVLETLEKQGYLIENIVDYTSAEDEQIFLEGTGSMILDRENKKAYCAISPRAEEELFIEFCEDFEYTPVVFTANQTVNNKREAIYHTNVMMCVAETFAIVCLSSIDDKKERKNVLKHLKEDKKQVIDITEEQVNNFAGNMLQVHGKNNERFLVMSQAAFDCLTPTQKSQINKHCKIISSSLATIETCGGGSARCMMAEVFLTKM from the coding sequence ATGAAACAAACTACTAATACAATACTTATGGTTCGTCCTATCAATTTTAGGATGAATGAACAAACTGCTGTAAATAATTATTATCAGAAAGCATTTAAAGATTTATTGCCAGCAACCATAAACTCCAAAGCACAAAATGAGTTTGATGGTTATGTTGATAAATTAAGAGGTTTTGGTATTGAAGTAATTGTAGTGTCCGATTCGAATGAGTTTGATACACCAGACTCTCTTTTTCCTAACAATTGGGTGTCCTTTCATGGAGATGGAACGGTAGCAATTTATCCAATGTTTGCAGAAAATAGACGTTTAGAGCGCAGAGAAGATGTTTTAGAAACCTTAGAAAAGCAAGGTTATTTAATAGAGAATATTGTTGATTATACTTCTGCTGAAGATGAACAAATATTTTTAGAAGGAACAGGAAGCATGATTTTGGACAGAGAAAATAAAAAAGCATACTGTGCAATTTCTCCAAGAGCAGAAGAAGAATTGTTTATAGAATTTTGTGAAGATTTTGAATATACACCAGTTGTTTTCACTGCAAATCAAACTGTAAATAATAAAAGAGAAGCAATCTATCATACAAACGTAATGATGTGTGTTGCAGAAACATTTGCAATAGTTTGTCTATCTTCTATAGATGACAAAAAAGAACGTAAGAACGTATTAAAACATTTAAAGGAAGACAAGAAACAAGTAATAGATATTACTGAAGAGCAAGTAAATAACTTTGCAGGAAATATGTTGCAAGTTCATGGAAAAAATAATGAACGCTTTTTAGTGATGAGCCAAGCCGCTTTTGATTGTTTAACTCCAACTCAGAAATCTCAAATAAATAAACATTGTAAAATAATTTCTAGCTCTTTAGCAACTATTGAAACTTGCGGAGGAGGAAGTGCACGTTGTATGATGGCTGAAGTTTTTTTAACTAAAATGTAG
- a CDS encoding fasciclin domain-containing protein translates to MKNLSKFLCLMFFTTLLSSCNDDNDVMIETNTIVDVAINNNLTSLVAAVTRADLATTLSGSGPFTVFAPTNAAFQNLLDSNSSWSSLDDIPVETLRSVLLFHVLSGSVKSTDLSDTYVPTLSTGPNDESLSLQVQVTDGIAFNGDAAPVVVDVEASNGTVHVIDKVMLPPNVVALALNNEVFTSLVAALTDIRHTTDFIATLSGNGPFTIFAPTNDAFQALLDSNSDWNSLADVPITTLEAVLLYHVVNGANVQSDQLTNGDVDTLGGTITIDLTSGAQIKTTSEQTVNIILVDVQGSNGVVHAIDTVLIP, encoded by the coding sequence ATGAAAAATTTATCAAAATTCCTTTGCCTAATGTTTTTTACTACTCTTTTATCATCTTGTAATGATGATAATGATGTAATGATTGAAACAAACACAATAGTAGATGTTGCTATAAATAACAATTTAACGAGCTTAGTTGCTGCTGTAACCAGAGCAGATTTAGCAACTACCTTATCAGGTAGTGGTCCTTTCACAGTATTTGCACCTACAAATGCAGCTTTTCAAAATTTATTAGACTCTAACTCAAGTTGGAGTTCCTTAGATGACATTCCAGTTGAAACTTTAAGATCAGTTCTATTATTCCATGTATTAAGTGGAAGCGTAAAATCAACTGATTTGTCAGATACTTATGTGCCTACCTTGTCAACAGGGCCTAATGATGAAAGTTTATCATTGCAAGTACAAGTTACTGACGGAATAGCATTTAATGGAGATGCTGCGCCAGTAGTTGTTGATGTTGAAGCAAGTAACGGTACCGTGCATGTAATTGATAAAGTAATGTTACCACCCAACGTTGTAGCTTTAGCTTTAAACAATGAAGTATTTACAAGTTTGGTTGCTGCCTTAACAGACATTAGACATACAACTGATTTTATTGCAACTTTATCTGGAAATGGTCCATTTACAATATTTGCACCAACCAACGATGCTTTTCAAGCATTATTAGATTCTAACTCAGATTGGAATTCATTAGCTGATGTTCCAATTACTACTTTAGAAGCTGTTCTTTTATATCATGTTGTTAATGGAGCCAATGTCCAATCCGACCAATTAACCAATGGAGATGTTGATACTCTTGGAGGCACCATAACAATTGATTTAACGTCTGGGGCGCAAATAAAAACAACGAGCGAGCAAACTGTAAATATTATATTAGTTGACGTTCAAGGATCTAATGGAGTAGTTCATGCGATTGATACCGTTTTAATACCGTAA
- a CDS encoding dimethylarginine dimethylaminohydrolase family protein translates to MLQLNIKNETSRLRAVILGIAKSSGPVPKVEDCYDPKSAQHVLAGTYPKEENMILEMEAVAKVFKKYDVQVFRPIVIEDYNQIFSRDIAFVIEDKFIEANILPDREREYKAINNVISQINPNNVIVLPEECHVEGGDVMPWNEYIFVGTYSGVDYSDFITARTNMQAVHALRDLFPHKIVKSFDLRKSNTDPKENALHLDCCFQPIGKDKAILHENGFLIESEYRWLLNYFGEENVFEVTKEEMYNMNSNVFSISEDVIISEQNFTRLNTWLREKGFIVEEVPYAEIAKQEGLLRCSTLPLVRD, encoded by the coding sequence ATGTTACAACTTAATATTAAGAACGAAACTTCAAGGTTAAGAGCAGTTATTTTAGGAATTGCTAAAAGTAGTGGGCCAGTGCCAAAAGTAGAGGATTGTTATGATCCAAAAAGCGCACAACATGTTTTAGCTGGAACTTATCCAAAAGAAGAAAATATGATTTTAGAAATGGAAGCTGTTGCTAAAGTTTTTAAAAAATATGATGTTCAAGTTTTTAGACCGATTGTAATTGAAGATTATAATCAAATTTTTTCAAGAGATATCGCTTTTGTTATTGAAGATAAATTTATTGAAGCTAACATTCTTCCAGATCGAGAAAGAGAATACAAGGCGATAAATAATGTTATTTCTCAAATAAACCCTAATAACGTAATTGTTTTACCTGAAGAATGCCATGTAGAAGGAGGAGATGTTATGCCCTGGAATGAATATATTTTTGTAGGCACTTATTCAGGAGTAGATTATTCAGATTTTATCACAGCTCGTACAAATATGCAGGCAGTGCATGCATTAAGAGATTTGTTTCCTCATAAAATTGTAAAGTCTTTTGATTTAAGAAAATCGAATACAGATCCCAAGGAAAACGCACTACATTTGGATTGTTGTTTTCAGCCAATAGGAAAAGATAAAGCCATTTTGCATGAAAATGGATTTTTAATTGAAAGTGAGTATCGATGGTTGTTGAATTATTTTGGAGAAGAAAACGTATTTGAGGTTACAAAAGAAGAAATGTACAACATGAATAGTAACGTGTTTTCAATTTCTGAAGATGTAATTATTTCTGAACAAAATTTTACTAGGTTAAATACCTGGTTAAGAGAAAAAGGTTTTATAGTCGAAGAAGTTCCGTACGCAGAAATTGCAAAACAAGAAGGCTTATTAAGGTGTTCAACATTACCTTTGGTTAGAGATTGA
- a CDS encoding citrate synthase, producing MSDIAKLQIGNNSYEFPLVKGTENEVAINIKTLRSATNGVITIDPGFKNTGSCESAITFLDGEKGVLRYRGYAIEELAEKADFLEVSYALIFGDLPNKEQLDKFHSDIKSHSLVDDDVRKILEAFPKTAHPMGVLSSLTSALTAFNPASVNIESREDMYNAIVRILAKFPVLVGWTMRKKKGLHLNYGKKSLGYVENIMYLMFKQPNEDFEINPIIRNALDKLLILHADHEQNCSTSTVRIVGSSHAGLFASLSAGISALWGPLHGGANQAVLEMLEAIKADGGDTKKYMAKAKDKNDPFRLMGFGHRVYKNFDPRAKIIKEAADEVLNSLGVEDPILEVARGLEQEALNDPYFVERKLYPNVDFYSGIIYRAMDIPVEMFTVMFALGRLPGWIAQWKEMRLKKEPIGRPRQIYIGENERPFVKLEER from the coding sequence ATGTCAGATATCGCTAAATTACAAATAGGAAATAATTCTTACGAATTCCCGCTTGTAAAAGGAACAGAGAATGAAGTTGCTATTAATATTAAAACGTTAAGAAGTGCAACAAATGGAGTGATAACTATTGATCCAGGTTTCAAAAATACAGGTTCTTGTGAAAGTGCTATTACTTTTTTAGATGGAGAAAAAGGTGTTTTAAGATATAGAGGTTACGCTATTGAAGAGTTGGCAGAAAAAGCAGATTTTTTAGAAGTTTCTTATGCTTTAATATTTGGAGATTTACCAAATAAAGAACAATTAGATAAGTTTCATTCAGATATAAAGTCACATTCATTAGTAGACGATGACGTTAGAAAAATTTTGGAAGCATTTCCAAAAACAGCGCATCCAATGGGGGTTTTGTCCTCGTTAACAAGTGCTTTAACCGCTTTTAATCCTGCCTCAGTAAACATTGAGTCAAGAGAAGATATGTATAATGCAATCGTTAGAATTTTGGCTAAGTTTCCTGTATTGGTTGGGTGGACTATGCGCAAGAAAAAAGGATTGCATTTAAACTATGGGAAAAAATCTTTGGGTTATGTAGAGAACATTATGTATTTAATGTTCAAACAGCCAAATGAAGATTTTGAAATAAATCCAATTATTAGAAATGCTTTAGACAAGTTACTTATTTTACATGCAGATCATGAACAAAACTGTTCTACATCCACGGTAAGAATTGTAGGCTCTTCTCATGCAGGTTTATTTGCTTCACTTTCCGCTGGAATATCTGCACTTTGGGGTCCATTGCATGGTGGTGCTAACCAAGCCGTTTTAGAAATGTTAGAAGCTATTAAAGCTGATGGTGGAGATACTAAAAAATACATGGCAAAAGCAAAAGATAAAAATGATCCTTTTCGATTAATGGGCTTTGGTCATAGAGTTTATAAAAACTTTGATCCAAGAGCTAAAATTATTAAGGAAGCAGCAGATGAAGTCTTAAATAGTTTAGGCGTAGAGGATCCTATTTTAGAAGTTGCTAGAGGTTTAGAGCAAGAAGCTCTAAATGATCCTTATTTCGTTGAAAGAAAATTATATCCAAATGTGGATTTTTATTCAGGAATTATATACAGAGCGATGGATATTCCAGTAGAAATGTTTACAGTAATGTTTGCATTAGGGCGTTTACCAGGTTGGATTGCACAATGGAAAGAAATGCGTCTTAAAAAAGAACCAATAGGTCGACCTCGTCAAATTTACATAGGTGAAAACGAAAGACCTTTTGTAAAATTAGAGGAAAGATAA
- the eno gene encoding phosphopyruvate hydratase: MSIIISVHARQIFDSRGNPTVEVDVTTENGILGRAAVPSGASTGEHEAVELRDGGNDYMGKGVLNAVGNVNNIIAQELLGVSVFEQNAIDELMMDLDGTPNKSKLGANAILGVSLAVAKAAANELGMPLYRYVGGVSANTLPVPMMNIINGGSHSDAPIAFQEFMVMPVKAATFSEAMKMGSEIFHNLKKVLHDRNLSTAVGDEGGFAPTLEGTEDAIETIALAVKNAGYVFGDEIKIALDCAAAEFFVDGKYDYSKFEGETGKIRSSKEQADYLAELSAKYPIISIEDGMDENDWEGWKYLTEIIGDKVQLVGDDLFVTNVERLSRGIENGIANSILIKVNQIGTLTETISAVNMAKNAGYTSVMSHRSGETEDNTIADLAVALNCGQIKTGSASRSDRMAKYNQLLRIEEELGETAYFPKEKAFKI, encoded by the coding sequence ATGAGTATAATAATTAGCGTTCATGCACGTCAAATTTTTGATTCGAGAGGAAATCCTACAGTGGAAGTTGATGTAACAACAGAAAATGGAATTCTAGGTAGAGCAGCTGTTCCTTCAGGAGCATCTACAGGGGAGCATGAGGCAGTTGAACTGCGCGATGGTGGTAACGATTACATGGGTAAAGGTGTTTTAAATGCCGTAGGAAATGTAAATAATATTATTGCTCAAGAATTACTAGGAGTTTCGGTTTTTGAACAAAATGCAATTGATGAATTAATGATGGATTTAGATGGTACTCCAAATAAATCTAAGTTAGGAGCTAACGCAATTTTAGGTGTCTCTTTAGCAGTTGCTAAAGCTGCAGCTAACGAGTTAGGGATGCCACTATACAGATATGTAGGGGGGGTTTCAGCAAACACATTACCAGTTCCAATGATGAATATCATAAATGGAGGATCTCACTCAGATGCACCTATTGCATTCCAAGAATTTATGGTTATGCCGGTAAAAGCAGCAACTTTTTCTGAAGCTATGAAAATGGGTTCAGAAATTTTTCATAACTTAAAGAAAGTTTTACACGACAGAAACTTATCTACTGCAGTTGGGGACGAAGGTGGTTTTGCGCCAACTTTAGAGGGTACTGAAGATGCTATTGAAACAATTGCTTTAGCTGTTAAAAATGCGGGTTATGTTTTTGGGGATGAAATAAAAATAGCTTTAGATTGTGCCGCAGCAGAATTTTTTGTTGACGGAAAATACGATTATTCTAAATTCGAAGGAGAAACTGGTAAAATACGATCTAGTAAAGAGCAAGCCGATTACTTAGCTGAATTATCGGCAAAGTATCCTATTATCTCTATTGAAGACGGAATGGATGAAAATGATTGGGAAGGTTGGAAATATTTAACTGAAATAATCGGAGATAAGGTGCAATTAGTTGGAGATGATTTATTTGTAACGAATGTAGAACGTTTATCTAGAGGAATCGAAAATGGAATCGCAAATTCAATTTTAATTAAAGTAAACCAAATAGGAACTTTAACAGAAACAATCTCTGCTGTAAATATGGCTAAGAATGCAGGATACACCTCTGTAATGTCTCATAGATCTGGTGAAACAGAAGACAATACAATTGCAGATTTAGCAGTTGCTTTAAACTGTGGACAAATAAAAACAGGTTCAGCCTCTCGTTCTGATAGAATGGCTAAATACAATCAATTACTGCGTATTGAAGAAGAATTAGGAGAAACGGCTTATTTCCCAAAAGAAAAAGCATTTAAAATATAG
- the carA gene encoding glutamine-hydrolyzing carbamoyl-phosphate synthase small subunit, which yields MKYQTRKKALVLLADGTIFYGKSVGIEGTSTGEICFNTGMTGYQEIFTDPSYFGQLMVATNAHIGNYGVNNEEVESDGIKISGLICRNFSFTHSRVNSEGNLKDWFLEHNLVAISDVDTRALVAYIRDNGAMNAIISTDIENIDILKKQLAKVPSMKGLELASKVSTKEPYLVGDENSDIKISALDIGIKNNILRNLVKRGAYIKVFPFDSSFDELAAFNPDGYFISNGPGDPEPLFEAQAVAKEIIKRNLPLFGICLGHQVIALANGISTYKMHNGHRGINHPVKNLLTGKGEITSQNHGFAINREEAEANENVEITHVHLNDHTVAGIRLKDKNAFSVQYHPEASPGPHDSEYLFDEFISNIKQAKKA from the coding sequence ATGAAATATCAAACACGTAAAAAGGCTTTAGTTTTATTAGCAGACGGAACAATTTTTTATGGAAAATCTGTTGGAATAGAGGGAACATCTACTGGAGAAATTTGTTTTAATACAGGTATGACAGGTTACCAAGAAATATTTACAGATCCTTCTTATTTTGGTCAGCTAATGGTAGCGACCAATGCTCATATTGGTAATTATGGAGTGAATAATGAAGAAGTAGAATCGGATGGGATTAAAATTTCTGGTTTAATTTGCAGAAATTTTAGTTTTACACATTCAAGAGTAAATTCTGAAGGAAATTTAAAAGATTGGTTTTTAGAACATAATTTAGTTGCCATTTCAGATGTAGATACAAGAGCATTAGTGGCCTATATTAGAGATAATGGAGCTATGAATGCTATTATTTCTACGGATATAGAAAATATTGATATATTAAAGAAACAGTTAGCTAAAGTTCCTAGCATGAAAGGTTTAGAATTAGCATCTAAAGTTTCTACTAAAGAGCCTTATTTGGTTGGTGATGAAAATTCTGACATTAAAATTTCGGCTCTAGATATTGGTATTAAAAACAATATTTTAAGGAATTTAGTAAAAAGAGGGGCTTATATAAAAGTGTTTCCTTTTGATTCTTCTTTTGATGAATTAGCAGCTTTTAATCCTGATGGATATTTTATTTCAAATGGTCCTGGAGATCCAGAGCCATTATTTGAAGCTCAGGCTGTTGCTAAAGAAATTATTAAAAGAAATTTACCTTTATTCGGAATTTGTTTAGGGCATCAAGTAATAGCTTTAGCAAATGGGATTTCTACTTATAAAATGCATAATGGTCATAGGGGAATTAACCACCCTGTAAAAAACTTGCTAACGGGAAAAGGAGAAATTACTTCTCAAAATCATGGTTTTGCTATTAATAGAGAAGAAGCTGAAGCCAATGAAAATGTAGAAATTACCCACGTACATTTAAATGATCATACTGTTGCAGGCATTCGTTTAAAAGATAAGAATGCTTTTTCTGTGCAATATCACCCAGAAGCAAGTCCTGGACCTCATGATTCTGAGTATTTATTTGACGAATTCATATCTAATATAAAGCAAGCAAAAAAGGCTTAA
- the rplQ gene encoding 50S ribosomal protein L17 has translation MRHGKKFNHLGRKTAHRKAMLANMTCSLIEHKRINTTVAKAKALRVFVEPLITKSKVDTTHNRRVVFSYLRDKFAVTELFKEISVKVADRPGGYIRIIKLGNRQGDNAPMAMVELVDYNEIYNPKGTKAKKSTRRGRSKKADVAQVEETVTETKSEE, from the coding sequence ATGAGACACGGAAAAAAATTCAATCATTTAGGTAGAAAAACAGCGCACAGGAAAGCGATGTTAGCAAATATGACTTGTTCCTTAATAGAGCACAAGCGTATTAACACTACTGTAGCAAAAGCGAAAGCTTTAAGAGTATTTGTTGAGCCATTAATTACAAAATCTAAGGTAGATACAACGCACAATAGACGAGTTGTATTCTCTTATCTACGTGATAAGTTTGCTGTAACGGAATTGTTTAAAGAAATTTCTGTTAAAGTTGCAGACAGACCAGGAGGTTATATTCGAATCATCAAGTTAGGAAATCGTCAAGGAGATAATGCTCCAATGGCAATGGTAGAATTAGTTGATTACAACGAAATTTATAATCCTAAAGGTACAAAAGCTAAAAAATCTACACGTAGAGGAAGAAGCAAAAAAGCTGATGTTGCTCAAGTAGAAGAAACGGTAACAGAAACAAAATCTGAAGAATAA
- a CDS encoding DNA-directed RNA polymerase subunit alpha, translated as MAILNFQKPDKVIMIESTDFTGRFEFRPLEPGFGLTVGNALRRVLLSSLEGFAITSLRLDGVEHEFSTVPGIVEDVTEIILNLKQVRFKKQIDETDRETVSISVSGQEQFTAGDLQKFISGFQVLNPDLVICNMDKSVKLNAEITIEKGRGFVPAEENKKASAPIGTIFTDSIYTPIKNVKYSIENFRVEQKTDYEKLIFDIDTDGSINPKDALTEAAKILIHHFMLFSDERITLEADEIAQTETYDEESLHMRQLLKTRLIDMDLSVRALNCLKAAEVDTLGDLVSFNKSDLMKFRNFGKKSLTELEELVIVKGLNFGMDLTKYKLDRD; from the coding sequence ATGGCAATTTTAAATTTTCAAAAGCCCGATAAAGTAATAATGATTGAATCTACTGATTTTACTGGTAGATTTGAATTCAGACCCTTAGAACCAGGATTTGGTTTAACTGTAGGAAATGCATTAAGAAGAGTACTTTTATCTTCTTTAGAAGGATTTGCAATTACATCATTAAGATTAGATGGTGTAGAACACGAGTTTTCTACGGTTCCTGGAATTGTAGAAGATGTTACTGAAATTATATTAAACTTGAAGCAAGTTCGTTTTAAGAAACAAATAGATGAAACTGATAGAGAAACTGTTTCAATTTCAGTTTCTGGACAAGAGCAATTTACTGCTGGAGATTTGCAGAAATTTATCTCTGGCTTCCAAGTATTGAATCCAGATTTGGTTATCTGTAATATGGATAAATCTGTAAAATTAAATGCAGAGATTACTATAGAAAAAGGTAGAGGATTTGTGCCTGCAGAGGAAAATAAAAAAGCTTCTGCGCCAATAGGGACAATCTTTACTGATTCTATTTACACGCCAATTAAGAATGTGAAATATTCCATTGAAAATTTTCGTGTAGAGCAGAAAACGGATTATGAGAAGTTAATTTTCGATATAGATACTGATGGGTCAATCAATCCAAAAGATGCTTTAACGGAAGCTGCAAAAATATTAATTCACCACTTTATGTTATTCTCTGATGAGCGTATCACTTTAGAGGCAGATGAAATTGCACAAACCGAAACGTATGATGAGGAATCATTGCATATGCGTCAATTGTTAAAAACTAGATTAATCGATATGGATCTTTCTGTTAGGGCTTTAAATTGTTTAAAAGCAGCAGAAGTAGATACTTTAGGAGACTTAGTTTCTTTTAATAAGAGTGATTTAATGAAGTTTCGTAATTTTGGTAAAAAGTCATTAACAGAGCTAGAAGAATTGGTTATTGTTAAAGGATTAAACTTCGGAATGGATTTAACAAAATACAAATTAGATAGAGATTAA